Proteins from a genomic interval of Lactococcus protaetiae:
- the tyrS gene encoding tyrosine--tRNA ligase → MNIFDELKARGLIFQTTDEELLRKALTEGMVSYYVGYDPTADSLHLGNLVLILTMRRLQLAGHKPYALVGGATGLIGDPSFKDDERSLQTKETVTEWSGKIRSQLERFLDFENGENKAEMTNNYNWFENLTFIDFLRDVGKYFTVNYMISKESVKKRMETGISYTEFAYQIMQGYDFYELNQLHNVTLQLGGSDQWGNMTAGTELLRRKADKQGHVITIPLITDSTGKKFGKSEGNAVWLDAEKTSPYEMYQFWLNVDDADAIKMLKIFTFLTLDEIEAIRIKFEAAPHERLAQKTLAKEVVTLVHGTKAYEHAVKITQVLFGGGDLKALEAKDILAGLKAVPHYTVSADQDLSLVELLISAGIESSKRQAREDITNGAIYINGERVTDLTYTLSAADKIDGQVTVIRRGKKKNFVLTY, encoded by the coding sequence ATGAACATTTTTGACGAACTTAAAGCACGTGGTTTGATTTTCCAAACAACTGACGAAGAGCTGCTCCGTAAGGCGCTCACGGAGGGAATGGTTTCTTATTATGTCGGTTATGACCCTACTGCAGATTCTCTTCATTTAGGAAATCTTGTTCTAATTTTAACCATGCGTCGTTTGCAACTCGCTGGGCATAAACCCTATGCACTTGTTGGTGGGGCAACTGGACTCATCGGAGACCCTTCTTTTAAAGATGATGAACGTTCTCTTCAAACCAAGGAAACTGTCACAGAATGGTCTGGTAAAATCCGTAGCCAACTTGAACGTTTTCTTGATTTTGAAAATGGTGAAAACAAAGCTGAGATGACCAACAACTATAATTGGTTTGAAAACTTAACTTTCATTGATTTTTTGCGTGATGTTGGTAAATATTTCACAGTAAATTATATGATTAGCAAAGAATCTGTTAAAAAACGGATGGAAACGGGAATTTCTTACACCGAATTCGCTTATCAAATCATGCAAGGTTATGACTTTTACGAATTGAATCAACTTCATAATGTCACATTACAGCTTGGAGGTTCTGACCAATGGGGAAATATGACCGCTGGAACAGAATTACTGCGTCGGAAAGCTGACAAACAAGGACACGTGATTACCATTCCACTTATTACTGATAGTACCGGTAAAAAATTTGGTAAATCTGAAGGAAATGCAGTTTGGCTTGATGCTGAAAAAACTTCACCTTATGAAATGTACCAATTTTGGCTCAATGTTGATGATGCTGATGCAATCAAAATGCTCAAAATTTTTACTTTTTTGACACTAGATGAAATCGAAGCAATCCGTATCAAATTTGAAGCTGCACCACATGAACGTTTGGCTCAAAAAACTTTAGCAAAAGAAGTGGTAACATTGGTTCACGGTACAAAAGCTTATGAACACGCTGTCAAAATTACGCAAGTTCTTTTTGGTGGAGGAGATTTAAAAGCCTTAGAAGCTAAAGATATTTTGGCTGGTTTAAAAGCTGTTCCCCATTATACTGTCAGTGCTGACCAAGATTTGTCATTAGTTGAACTACTGATTTCTGCTGGCATTGAAAGTTCTAAACGTCAAGCCAGAGAAGATATTACAAACGGTGCGATTTATATCAATGGTGAGCGCGTGACTGACTTGACCTATACTTTGTCAGCTGCTGACAAAATTGACGGACAGGTTACTGTAATTCGTCGTGGTAAAAAGAAAAATTTTGTACTCACTTATTGA
- a CDS encoding transglycosylase domain-containing protein encodes MKKDPIDSKEEIENRLQDKMEARRRQKKASSAKNTKKQAKSDDTGDSKTAWSTTFSVVRGVSVIFGIIFVMLGVFGTAAGIGYFARLVEKTKVPAKSEMLAKINDIHGVSVINYSNGQPISDISSDLVRVTVAGDAISNNVKNALISTEDDTFKTNDGVVPKAVVRGILGSVGGGTSSGGSTLTQQLIKQQILGDSVTFQRKASEIVYARALNNYLTKDQILTDYLNVSPFGRNNKGQNIAGVQEAALGIFGKSAKDLSIPEAAFIAGLPQSPIVYSPYNADGSLKSKEMLSYGLSRQKDVLFNMYRGGYITKADYDKYKVYDISKEFLQPATAQSQEHGYLYNVAYTEAVNHIYDYLVQRDKVSATELGNDSTKQHYRDLAEQALQNDGYEVTTTINQTIYSAMQTAVAQHGGELQDGTGEVQTGNVLMDNSTGAVIGFVGGLNYAQNQNNHAFDTQRSPGSSIKPVLAYGPAIDMGLMGSATMLSNYPAKYSSGQDIMHVGEKGSNTMMPLGEALDVSWNIPAYWTYQDILKSGKSSEPYMSKMGYDIKDYSVESLPLGGGVDPTVVQHTNGYQTLANGGVYEPYYVVQSIKDDTGKVIYQHQNKPTQVYSEATSTIMEYLLNNVITSQKTSTFYGVLSQINPSLAQNVQWTGKTGTTDDYTDGWLMLSTPTVTLGSWIGHDNNSPMGSLTPYSKNGTYMANLVNAINAADPTIFGPGKKFPDPNKDPNVTKSKVLVSTGEKAGKISGGALNGVSISGATTTSFWATKAGAPVTQYNFAIGGSSSDVADAWSKILPNYKSEITKSSTTPSSSSKKANN; translated from the coding sequence ATGAAAAAAGACCCGATTGATTCTAAAGAAGAAATAGAGAATCGACTTCAAGATAAAATGGAGGCTAGAAGGCGTCAGAAAAAGGCGAGTTCAGCTAAGAACACAAAGAAACAAGCAAAATCAGATGATACTGGTGATAGTAAAACAGCTTGGTCAACAACTTTTAGTGTTGTTCGCGGAGTAAGTGTCATTTTTGGTATCATTTTTGTCATGTTAGGAGTATTTGGTACTGCAGCTGGAATAGGCTATTTTGCACGTCTTGTGGAGAAAACAAAGGTTCCCGCTAAGTCTGAAATGTTGGCAAAAATCAATGATATTCATGGTGTTTCAGTCATTAATTACTCAAATGGTCAGCCGATTTCTGATATTTCGAGTGACCTTGTCCGAGTGACTGTGGCTGGAGATGCAATCTCAAATAATGTAAAGAATGCCTTGATTTCTACGGAAGATGATACGTTCAAAACAAATGATGGTGTTGTTCCAAAGGCTGTTGTTCGTGGGATACTTGGCTCTGTTGGTGGTGGTACAAGTTCTGGTGGGTCAACGTTGACTCAGCAGCTCATCAAACAACAAATATTGGGAGATAGTGTCACTTTTCAACGGAAAGCGAGTGAAATTGTTTATGCCCGTGCCTTGAATAATTATTTGACTAAAGACCAAATCTTAACAGATTACCTGAATGTTTCGCCTTTTGGTCGAAATAATAAGGGACAAAATATTGCAGGGGTTCAGGAAGCTGCACTGGGGATTTTTGGCAAATCAGCAAAAGACTTATCCATTCCAGAAGCTGCTTTTATTGCAGGATTGCCTCAAAGTCCAATCGTTTATTCTCCATATAATGCAGATGGTTCTTTGAAATCAAAAGAAATGCTGAGCTACGGGCTGTCTAGGCAGAAAGATGTTTTGTTTAATATGTATCGTGGTGGTTATATTACGAAAGCTGACTACGATAAGTATAAAGTTTATGATATTTCGAAAGAATTTTTGCAACCTGCCACTGCTCAATCACAAGAGCATGGCTATCTCTACAATGTTGCTTATACTGAAGCGGTAAACCATATTTATGACTATCTTGTACAGCGTGATAAGGTCTCGGCTACTGAACTTGGAAATGACAGTACAAAACAGCATTATCGCGACTTGGCTGAACAGGCTCTCCAAAATGATGGTTATGAGGTAACTACAACCATTAATCAAACGATTTATAGCGCTATGCAAACTGCTGTTGCACAGCATGGGGGAGAGCTTCAAGATGGAACTGGTGAAGTTCAAACAGGGAATGTTTTGATGGATAACTCTACAGGAGCTGTAATTGGCTTTGTTGGTGGCTTGAACTATGCTCAAAATCAGAATAACCATGCGTTTGACACTCAACGTTCGCCAGGTTCTTCTATTAAACCGGTATTAGCGTATGGTCCTGCAATTGATATGGGCTTGATGGGGTCAGCCACGATGCTATCAAACTATCCGGCGAAATATTCTTCAGGTCAGGATATCATGCACGTTGGAGAGAAGGGGTCCAACACAATGATGCCATTGGGAGAAGCCTTAGATGTATCATGGAATATTCCGGCTTATTGGACTTATCAAGATATTTTGAAATCAGGGAAATCTTCAGAACCTTATATGAGCAAAATGGGTTATGACATTAAAGATTATTCAGTAGAATCATTACCATTGGGTGGTGGTGTTGACCCTACAGTAGTTCAGCATACGAATGGTTATCAAACTTTGGCAAATGGTGGTGTGTATGAGCCTTATTATGTTGTTCAAAGCATTAAAGATGATACAGGCAAGGTAATCTATCAACACCAAAATAAACCAACACAAGTTTATTCTGAAGCAACATCAACGATTATGGAATATCTGCTGAATAATGTCATTACATCTCAAAAAACGTCAACTTTCTATGGAGTGTTGTCACAAATTAATCCAAGTTTGGCACAAAATGTGCAGTGGACAGGGAAAACTGGGACAACAGATGATTATACAGATGGTTGGTTGATGCTCTCAACTCCTACTGTGACACTGGGAAGTTGGATTGGACATGACAATAATTCTCCAATGGGTTCACTCACACCTTACTCTAAAAATGGGACTTATATGGCAAATCTGGTCAATGCGATTAATGCAGCTGACCCAACAATTTTTGGGCCAGGTAAAAAATTCCCAGATCCCAACAAAGATCCAAATGTCACAAAATCAAAGGTTCTTGTGTCTACAGGGGAAAAAGCAGGAAAAATCTCAGGAGGGGCCTTGAATGGAGTTAGCATAAGTGGCGCGACTACAACTAGTTTCTGGGCAACAAAAGCTGGAGCACCAGTCACTCAGTATAACTTTGCAATTGGTGGTTCAAGCTCAGATGTAGCTGATGCATGGAGTAAAATCTTGCCAAACTATAAATCTGAAATCACTAAAAGTTCAACAACGCCTTCCTCTTCTTCAAAAAAAGCTAATAATTGA
- a CDS encoding GNAT family N-acetyltransferase — MKRPAGSPIPDYPLLDGFHVVNFQLGDELDWAKIETAVGEFTDEDLALKYFTDKFLSVLTETEKRTIFLENSGGQKVATATAWWDFKGDAKVPKLHWVAVLPEFQGLGLGKSLLTVITKRMVELDKNQDFYLHTQTWSSRAVKLYEKFSYFITDEKNIASCKNDHYLDALSVLTKLLK, encoded by the coding sequence ATGAAAAGACCTGCAGGCTCACCAATCCCTGATTATCCACTTTTGGATGGTTTCCATGTTGTTAATTTTCAGCTTGGAGATGAGCTAGATTGGGCAAAAATTGAAACAGCAGTTGGCGAATTTACTGACGAAGATTTAGCACTTAAATATTTTACTGACAAGTTTTTGTCAGTGTTGACAGAAACAGAAAAACGTACTATTTTCCTTGAAAATTCTGGCGGACAAAAAGTAGCAACAGCAACTGCTTGGTGGGACTTTAAGGGTGATGCTAAAGTTCCAAAGCTCCACTGGGTCGCCGTTTTACCAGAATTTCAAGGCTTAGGACTCGGCAAAAGTTTACTGACCGTTATTACAAAGAGAATGGTTGAGCTCGACAAAAATCAAGACTTTTACCTCCACACTCAGACTTGGAGTTCACGCGCTGTCAAACTTTATGAAAAATTTAGCTATTTCATTACTGACGAAAAAAATATTGCCTCTTGTAAAAATGACCACTATCTTGATGCTTTGTCAGTGCTGACAAAACTTTTAAAATAA
- the pepA gene encoding glutamyl aminopeptidase: MELFNKIKTLTELQATSGFEAPVREYLKQRMIELGYTPEFDGLGGIFVTKESKKENAPRIMVAAHMDEVGFMVSEIKADGTLRVVSLGGWNPLVVSAQRFTLFTRQGKKIPVVTGGLPPHLLRGTGATPSMPAISDIIFDAGFDNAAELAEYGVAQGDVIIPETETILSANGKNVISKAWDNRYGCLMILELLEFLENKELPITLIIGANVQEEVGLRGAKVATTKFNPDLFFAVDCSPASDTFGDNNGRLGLGTTLRFFDPGHIMLPGMKNFLLDTAENANIKTQVYIAKGGTDAGAAHLANAGIPSTTIGVVARYIHSHQTIFNLDDFNQAQNFLRAIVNSLDAEKVAQVKNY; the protein is encoded by the coding sequence ATGGAACTTTTCAACAAAATCAAAACACTCACTGAGCTTCAAGCAACCTCTGGATTTGAAGCACCTGTACGCGAGTACCTCAAACAACGCATGATTGAGCTTGGCTACACTCCCGAATTTGATGGACTCGGTGGTATTTTTGTCACTAAAGAAAGCAAAAAAGAAAATGCACCACGGATTATGGTCGCTGCACACATGGATGAAGTAGGCTTCATGGTATCTGAAATCAAAGCTGACGGAACTTTGCGTGTTGTTTCACTTGGTGGCTGGAATCCTCTCGTCGTTTCGGCACAACGCTTCACTCTTTTCACACGTCAAGGCAAAAAAATCCCTGTTGTGACCGGTGGATTGCCTCCACATCTTCTTCGTGGAACAGGTGCAACTCCTAGTATGCCAGCTATTTCAGATATCATTTTTGATGCTGGTTTTGATAATGCCGCTGAACTTGCTGAATATGGCGTTGCACAGGGCGATGTCATCATTCCAGAAACAGAAACTATTCTGAGTGCAAATGGTAAAAATGTTATCTCTAAAGCTTGGGATAACCGTTATGGCTGTTTGATGATTCTTGAATTACTCGAATTTTTGGAAAATAAGGAACTTCCGATTACACTGATTATCGGAGCAAATGTCCAAGAAGAAGTGGGACTACGTGGCGCAAAAGTAGCAACAACAAAATTCAATCCTGACTTATTCTTTGCTGTAGATTGCTCGCCTGCAAGTGATACTTTCGGAGATAACAATGGTCGCCTTGGTCTTGGTACAACGCTGCGCTTCTTTGACCCAGGTCATATCATGCTTCCCGGTATGAAAAATTTCCTACTTGATACTGCTGAAAATGCAAATATCAAGACACAAGTTTACATCGCCAAAGGTGGAACTGATGCTGGTGCTGCTCACTTAGCAAATGCTGGTATTCCTTCAACGACAATCGGTGTTGTTGCTCGTTACATTCACAGTCACCAAACGATTTTCAACCTTGATGACTTCAATCAAGCCCAAAACTTTTTGCGCGCTATCGTAAATTCCCTTGATGCTGAGAAAGTTGCTCAAGTCAAAAACTATTAG
- a CDS encoding thioredoxin family protein, with translation MIIPKNIENLAELVKAPGKHVFFFTAGWCGDCNFIKPKMPEIEAENSEFEFIEVDRDEYMDVAVEWGIMGIPSFVVIEDGKETARLVNKLRKTKEEVNTFLATAK, from the coding sequence ATGATTATCCCTAAAAATATTGAAAATTTGGCAGAACTTGTCAAGGCACCTGGAAAACACGTCTTCTTCTTCACAGCTGGTTGGTGTGGCGATTGTAACTTTATCAAGCCTAAAATGCCAGAAATTGAGGCTGAAAACTCAGAATTCGAATTTATTGAAGTAGATCGGGATGAGTACATGGACGTAGCAGTTGAATGGGGAATTATGGGAATTCCAAGTTTTGTTGTCATTGAAGATGGCAAAGAAACAGCACGTTTGGTCAATAAACTTCGGAAAACAAAAGAAGAAGTTAATACATTTTTGGCAACAGCTAAATAA
- the ytpR gene encoding YtpR family tRNA-binding protein, translated as MIATYNTHVGDVLMLIVANDEGKKVNFERKGKIARVFVEETGATVGWNIFEAKSILSALTELERNGQLFLSADDVEILNKEFRKSGFDEVLVYDAQPKFVVAEIVEMEEHPDSDHLHVCKVNVGFKEPVQIVCGAPNATVGLKTVAALPGAMMPNGTLIFPGALRGVLSFGMLCSARELELPNAPQVKGIIELSQTLSVGEKFDSKTMWKA; from the coding sequence ATGATTGCAACTTACAATACACATGTAGGTGATGTTTTGATGCTCATCGTAGCAAATGATGAAGGAAAAAAAGTCAATTTTGAGCGCAAAGGAAAAATTGCTCGTGTTTTTGTTGAAGAAACAGGAGCAACTGTTGGATGGAACATTTTTGAAGCAAAATCAATTCTGTCAGCACTGACAGAACTTGAACGTAATGGACAACTTTTCCTGTCAGCTGATGATGTTGAAATTCTTAATAAAGAATTTAGAAAATCAGGTTTTGACGAAGTGCTCGTCTACGACGCGCAACCAAAATTTGTTGTAGCTGAAATTGTTGAAATGGAAGAACATCCTGACTCTGACCATCTTCATGTTTGTAAAGTCAATGTTGGTTTCAAAGAACCTGTTCAAATTGTCTGTGGAGCACCAAATGCAACAGTTGGCTTAAAAACAGTAGCCGCTTTACCAGGAGCAATGATGCCAAATGGTACGCTTATTTTCCCAGGTGCATTGCGAGGAGTTTTATCTTTTGGAATGCTTTGTTCGGCGCGCGAGTTGGAACTTCCGAATGCTCCACAAGTTAAAGGAATCATTGAACTTTCCCAAACATTATCAGTGGGAGAAAAATTTGATTCTAAAACGATGTGGAAAGCATGA
- a CDS encoding single-stranded DNA-binding protein: protein MNKTMLIGRLTSSAELSKTSNDKSYTRITLAVNRRFKNENGEREADFISVVFWGKLAETLSSYSKKGTLISVEGEIRTRNYTDKSNQKHYVTEILGMNYDLLESRATIALRENAAKTEEILLEAEELPF from the coding sequence ATGAATAAAACAATGCTCATCGGCAGACTCACTAGTTCAGCCGAACTATCGAAAACGTCAAATGACAAATCCTACACTCGTATCACATTAGCCGTTAATCGCCGTTTTAAAAATGAAAATGGTGAACGAGAAGCAGATTTTATCTCAGTAGTATTTTGGGGAAAATTAGCAGAAACGCTTTCTTCTTATTCCAAAAAAGGAACGCTTATCTCTGTAGAAGGAGAAATAAGAACTCGAAACTATACAGATAAATCCAATCAGAAACACTATGTCACTGAAATTTTGGGAATGAACTACGACCTACTTGAAAGTAGAGCAACGATTGCTTTAAGAGAAAACGCAGCAAAGACGGAAGAAATATTACTCGAAGCCGAAGAATTACCTTTCTAA
- the groES gene encoding co-chaperone GroES, with translation MLKPLFDRVVLRVKEEEEKSIGGIVLAAAAQEKPQIAEVIAVGPGKTTNHGSLVAPTVKVGDTVVFEKFAGSQIKVDGENYLIAHESDLLAILD, from the coding sequence ATGTTAAAACCTTTATTTGACCGCGTAGTATTACGTGTGAAAGAAGAGGAAGAAAAATCAATTGGTGGTATTGTACTTGCAGCTGCAGCTCAGGAAAAGCCGCAAATTGCTGAAGTTATTGCCGTAGGACCTGGAAAAACGACAAACCACGGCTCACTCGTTGCACCGACAGTAAAAGTAGGAGACACAGTTGTCTTTGAAAAATTTGCTGGAAGTCAAATTAAAGTGGATGGAGAAAACTATCTTATCGCCCACGAAAGTGACCTACTTGCCATTCTTGATTAA
- the groL gene encoding chaperonin GroEL (60 kDa chaperone family; promotes refolding of misfolded polypeptides especially under stressful conditions; forms two stacked rings of heptamers to form a barrel-shaped 14mer; ends can be capped by GroES; misfolded proteins enter the barrel where they are refolded when GroES binds): MSKEIKFSSDARTAMMRGIDILADTVKTTLGPKGRNVVLEKSYGSPLITNDGVTIAKEIELEDHFENMGAKLVSEVASKTNDVAGDGTTTATVLTQAIVREGLKNVTAGANPVGIRRGIELATEAAIAAIKDMAIPVHDKSAIAQVATVSSRSEKVGEYISDAMERVGADGVITIEESKGMQTELDVVEGMQFDRGYLSQYMVSNTEKMVAELDNPYILITDKKISNIQEILPLLEQILKTNRPLLIVADDVDGEALPTLVLNKIKGVFNVVAVKAPGFGDRRKAQLEDLAILTGGTVITEELGLDLKDATLDALGQAAKATVDKEHTTIVEGAGMPDAIANRVAIIKAQIEKTTSDFDREKLQERLAKLAGGVAVIKVGAATETELKAMKLLIEDALNATRAAVEEGIVSGGGTAFVNSITALDALEYEGDVQTGINIVRRALEEPVRQIAANAGFEGSVVIDKLRSTSAGTGFNASTGEYVNMIETGIVDPAKVTRSALQNAASVAGLILTTEAVVANQPEPATPVPPMDPSMMGGMM; this comes from the coding sequence ATGTCAAAAGAAATTAAATTTTCAAGTGATGCTCGTACTGCAATGATGCGAGGAATTGATATTCTAGCGGATACTGTAAAAACAACATTGGGACCTAAAGGACGTAATGTTGTTCTTGAAAAATCGTACGGTTCACCATTGATTACTAACGATGGGGTAACAATTGCCAAAGAAATTGAGCTTGAAGACCATTTTGAAAATATGGGAGCAAAGCTTGTGAGTGAAGTAGCTTCAAAAACAAATGATGTTGCAGGTGACGGAACAACTACCGCAACAGTGCTTACTCAAGCCATTGTCCGTGAAGGGTTAAAGAATGTGACTGCTGGTGCCAATCCAGTTGGAATTCGCCGTGGTATAGAATTGGCAACAGAAGCAGCTATTGCAGCAATTAAAGATATGGCAATCCCTGTTCATGATAAATCAGCTATTGCACAAGTTGCAACAGTTTCATCAAGAAGTGAAAAAGTCGGTGAGTATATTTCTGATGCAATGGAACGTGTGGGAGCTGACGGTGTTATCACTATTGAAGAATCAAAAGGAATGCAAACTGAGCTTGATGTTGTTGAAGGAATGCAGTTTGACAGAGGTTATCTCAGCCAATACATGGTTTCCAATACTGAAAAAATGGTCGCTGAATTGGATAATCCGTATATTCTTATCACTGATAAGAAAATCTCAAATATCCAAGAAATCCTACCTCTACTTGAACAAATTTTGAAAACAAATCGTCCATTGCTTATTGTTGCTGATGATGTGGATGGGGAAGCACTTCCAACACTTGTGCTCAATAAAATCAAGGGTGTATTTAATGTTGTCGCAGTCAAAGCACCAGGATTTGGTGACCGCAGAAAAGCTCAACTTGAAGATTTGGCAATTTTGACGGGTGGAACAGTGATTACTGAAGAACTTGGTCTTGATTTGAAAGATGCAACACTTGACGCACTTGGTCAAGCTGCAAAAGCAACAGTTGATAAAGAACACACCACAATTGTTGAAGGTGCTGGGATGCCAGATGCCATCGCCAATCGTGTTGCGATAATCAAAGCACAAATTGAAAAAACAACATCAGATTTTGACCGTGAAAAACTTCAAGAACGCCTAGCGAAACTTGCTGGTGGTGTAGCCGTTATTAAAGTTGGCGCTGCCACAGAAACAGAACTTAAAGCGATGAAATTACTCATTGAAGATGCTCTTAATGCTACGCGTGCGGCCGTAGAAGAAGGTATTGTTTCAGGTGGAGGAACGGCTTTCGTTAACTCAATCACTGCTCTGGATGCCCTAGAATATGAAGGTGACGTACAAACAGGAATTAATATCGTACGTCGCGCTCTTGAAGAACCAGTACGTCAAATCGCTGCCAATGCTGGATTTGAAGGTTCTGTTGTTATTGATAAACTTCGTTCAACATCAGCGGGAACAGGATTCAACGCTTCTACTGGTGAATATGTGAACATGATTGAAACAGGAATCGTGGATCCAGCGAAAGTCACACGTTCTGCTCTTCAAAATGCAGCTTCAGTGGCTGGATTGATTTTGACAACAGAAGCAGTCGTTGCAAATCAACCAGAGCCAGCAACTCCAGTTCCACCAATGGATCCTTCAATGATGGGTGGCATGATGTAA
- a CDS encoding MBL fold metallo-hydrolase gives MTEQNGFKYSILASGSTGNSFYLETPKKKLLVDAGLSGKKIESLLAEIDRDIHDVDALLITHEHSDHIKGIGVLARKYGIDLYANTLTWSELDEKNALGKIPSEQKHIFEMGKTMTFGDLDVESFGVSHDAISPQFYRFMKDNKSFVMLTDTGYVSDRMRGTIENADGYLMESNHDIEILRMGGYPWKTKQRILSDQGHLSNEDGAEAAFNILGNKTKRIFLGHLSLHNNIKELAHLTMDGYLQQHDVDTKREVNIIDTSHEHASKLFDI, from the coding sequence ATGACTGAACAAAACGGATTTAAATACTCAATCTTGGCCTCTGGCTCAACAGGAAATTCTTTTTACCTTGAAACACCTAAAAAGAAGCTTCTCGTTGATGCTGGACTTTCAGGAAAAAAAATAGAAAGTTTACTCGCAGAAATTGACCGCGATATCCACGATGTAGACGCACTTTTGATTACTCATGAGCATAGCGATCACATCAAAGGAATCGGTGTTTTGGCTAGAAAATACGGAATCGACCTTTACGCCAATACACTCACTTGGTCTGAGCTGGACGAAAAAAATGCGCTAGGAAAGATTCCTTCTGAGCAAAAGCATATTTTTGAAATGGGAAAAACAATGACTTTTGGAGACTTAGATGTTGAATCTTTTGGAGTAAGTCATGATGCCATTTCGCCACAATTTTACCGTTTCATGAAAGACAATAAGAGCTTCGTCATGTTAACCGATACAGGGTATGTTTCTGATAGAATGCGTGGAACTATTGAAAACGCAGATGGTTATTTGATGGAATCCAACCATGACATAGAGATTCTTCGTATGGGTGGGTATCCTTGGAAAACAAAGCAGCGTATTTTAAGCGACCAAGGCCATTTGTCTAACGAAGATGGTGCAGAAGCTGCATTTAATATACTTGGTAACAAAACAAAACGTATCTTTCTTGGACATCTGAGTCTTCATAATAATATCAAAGAACTTGCTCATCTCACAATGGATGGATATCTCCAACAACATGATGTTGATACTAAGCGTGAAGTTAATATTATTGATACAAGTCATGAACACGCAAGTAAATTATTCGATATTTGA